The nucleotide sequence TGACCTCTTTCCGAAGCTTTCTGGTGCGGCTCTGCCTGCCCAAATCGGCGCTCCCTATCCCGCGCAACAGTGTACCCCAGGGACATGCGAGGCTTCTCGGCCCGCGCCGGCGGCGCCACCGGGACAACCCCCTTCACCTCCGTGGTAGAATGCCGGGGAACTTCCGGTCGGGAGCAGCGCGCCATCTTTTCCGGAAAACTCTTCCTCCCCTGTCTGATCCTGTGCGGCGCCTGCGGCGTCGCGCGGGCCTCCGTCGAGGAAGCACAGATTCGAGTCGACGGCATCCGCTGCTCGTTGTGCGTGACCACCCTGGAGCGGCTCCTGAAGGCGCAGCCCGGGGTCGGTGAGGTGGCGGTGGAGAACCCGTCGGGGCGTCTCACGATCACCGCCGCTCCCGGAGGCGGGCTGGATCTCCCGGGCATCCGGTCGCGGCTGGAGACAGCCGGCTTCGCCCCGCAAGGCGATGAAATCGTGACCGCGACAGGCACCGTTGCCCATGGTGAGAACGACCGGCTCACTTTCCGCGTCGCGGGCGCGAAAGAAAGCTACGATCTCCTGGAGGGGGCGGAGCTGAGAAGCCTCCTCCTGGCGTTGACGGGGGGTCCAAGCCGGGTCAAGCTGAAGGCGCGCCTGCACCGCCACCCGGCGTCGCTTCCCCCGAGTCTTTCGGTTCTCAGCTACGAGGTAGAGGCCTTACCACGATGATGCTCACGACACGCGCCCGCTCCGCCATCATGCTCCTTACGCTCGCGGCCTTGCCGGCGATCACCGCATGCTCGCAAGGCTCTTCCGGCGCAGCCGGCGCGCCCAAGGGGGGCGCCCCCACCGGCGACCAGGTCGTCTCGTTGAAGCTCTCCCTGCAGCCGGCGCTGGGCGGATCGAGCGTGGATCTCAGCAAGTTCGACGGCAAGATCCGGGTGGTCGACTTCTGGGCCACCTGGTGTCCTCCCTGCCGCGCCGCCATCCCCTGGCTGAACGACCTGCACCAGCGGTACCACGACCAGGGTGTCGAGATCATCGGTATCTCGGTGGACGAGAACGCCAAGGCGCTGGCGGGGTTCGACAAGGAGGTCCACATCGAATACACGTCGCTGCAGTCGAGCCAGGAAGTCGAGAAGGCTTTTGGCGGAATCGTGGGGCTTCCCACCACCTTCGTCCTGGATCGCACCGGAAAGGTCATCAACAGCTATGTCGGGGAGATGGAGAAGCGCGAGCTGGAGGAGGACCTCCATTCCCTGCTCGGAATAAAGTAGGCGGCACGATGGAAGGCCAGGAACTGGACGAAAGACTACGGGAGCTGGACGAGGCTCTCCTGAAGGTCATGAGCGTGATCAAGGAGAGAATCCTGAAGGGAGAGATGTCCCGGCAGGAGATCGTCAAGTTCCTGGATATGCTCTCCGAGCGGATCAAGCTTCTCCCGGAGCGCGTGGCGCGCTACGAGCGCTTCGGCTCCCTTCCTTTTACCGAGAAGCGTCGTGTGGCACGCGAGATCAGCACGAAAGTGGACGAGGCGCTCGCTTCCTTCCGCGAGTTCATGAGCGAGTACCTCGAGCAGACAGAGATCGAGGAAGGAGACGAGACCGTCCACTGAGCCGTTGCCGCTCAGGGTCCCGCCAGCCTGCGGAACAGCGGGTACAGGGAGAGGAGGACCTGGATGGCGACGGCCGCGAACTCCGGATGGTAGAGCCCGGTCTCCTCGGAATCTCGCGTGAAGATCCTGCCCACCTCGAACCAGTTCGCCGACTCGCGCTCCGCGGTCCGTACCCCTCTCGCGAAATCCTCCCCCGAGTCGTAGATGGCCCGCGATCCTTCCGGCCAGGGCGCGGGCCGGTAGACGCGGCAGCGCAGCTGCGCCGGCCCCGCCACCCGGGCGAAGGCCTCCTCGAGATCACCATGGGATATCAGGAAGAGAAGGCGGCCGAAGGCATAGCCCGAGGTGTCGAAGCCCAGCCGCACCGCCACGAAGGCCTCGTGGATGCCGACGTTCAGCTGCGCCAGGTCCTGGTAGCGGTGCGGCTGGTTGGAGAGCGCCAGCCAGGTGCAGAAAGGCTGGTAGCCGCGCGGCCAGTTGAGCTGCGGGAGGTGAGGGAAAAGACCCTCGATCCCGCGGCGACGGAAATCGGAGAGGATGTCTT is from Candidatus Polarisedimenticolia bacterium and encodes:
- a CDS encoding heavy-metal-associated domain-containing protein, with the translated sequence MRGFSARAGGATGTTPFTSVVECRGTSGREQRAIFSGKLFLPCLILCGACGVARASVEEAQIRVDGIRCSLCVTTLERLLKAQPGVGEVAVENPSGRLTITAAPGGGLDLPGIRSRLETAGFAPQGDEIVTATGTVAHGENDRLTFRVAGAKESYDLLEGAELRSLLLALTGGPSRVKLKARLHRHPASLPPSLSVLSYEVEALPR
- a CDS encoding TlpA disulfide reductase family protein; this translates as MMLTTRARSAIMLLTLAALPAITACSQGSSGAAGAPKGGAPTGDQVVSLKLSLQPALGGSSVDLSKFDGKIRVVDFWATWCPPCRAAIPWLNDLHQRYHDQGVEIIGISVDENAKALAGFDKEVHIEYTSLQSSQEVEKAFGGIVGLPTTFVLDRTGKVINSYVGEMEKRELEEDLHSLLGIK
- a CDS encoding DUF1054 family protein, whose product is MSSPFRFPGFSPDDFRLFGIPDRNRRREAILQILHPKLAALGEDILSDFRRRGIEGLFPHLPQLNWPRGYQPFCTWLALSNQPHRYQDLAQLNVGIHEAFVAVRLGFDTSGYAFGRLLFLISHGDLEEAFARVAGPAQLRCRVYRPAPWPEGSRAIYDSGEDFARGVRTAERESANWFEVGRIFTRDSEETGLYHPEFAAVAIQVLLSLYPLFRRLAGP